The following DNA comes from Erigeron canadensis isolate Cc75 chromosome 3, C_canadensis_v1, whole genome shotgun sequence.
GATTGTGGATATGATTGATGCATGTGGGCTTAGATCACAAATGCATGGTACAGTAGTAAAGATATGATCAAGTATCGTTAGCTGATTGTCGTGTTCAACGAAAGCCACAATCATCAAccgaaaataataaaataataacatatatactAGGTTATCTTAAAGAATTAATCTAAAATAAATAGAGAAGATTTTGACctttatatcattataaaattgatgcacggagATCCACGAAGCACATAATGCATGATAATTTTCTTAATACACGgcgatttttaatataaaaaatatattgttttatctgttttactttaacacttgttttattttagagaaattatcacaaatcgtccatgtggtttgctcgattcgcatttttgtccctgaactttttttttatcactaagtgtCCCTGGGCTTTTCCATTTTATCGTCAGACGTCCCTTCTACAAACGGTCATCCCTTTTTAGCCGTTGGTGAAATCGTCCAACTACACTGAAACAAACCACAAGGACTATTTCTTCTAACCACAACCTACTATCCAACCCAGTTCTTGTTCTAAACATAAATTTTGATCAACTTCCCACATCAAATCCACCAATAATCCATCCATAAAAATAGTTTGATTCCCTCTAAAATTCCATTGTAATCTCTTGACCCGAATCACGGACCGTTTATCTATATACACAACTAAAACCGGATACTTCAACCCATCATCCTCTCCGGTACACCGGATCAAATTATCATGAAATTTTCTGGTATCGGAAAATTTAGCCTTGGTGGCGTAAAGGGTATTGCCGGAAAACAAACCATTACCAAAACCAACCTCAAAATCaaccattaccaaaacataGTACTACCCATTTGTCGGTTCAGCGCCGACGCCGTACACAGCTAAAAAAAGATCATAAAACACTTCAAATTTTGAGTCATTTATGTCAAATAATTTAGTCCCTTTTTTCTTGCGAAAAAGTCTTCAATCTGTCTTTAGCCGGAAAGCGGTGGTGGGGTCATCATCGGAGTTTTTGGTGTATAATTTGAACATGAAAATGATGAAGAGGATGTGGTTTCAGAAACTTGTAAAGAATATGGATTGTAACATGAAATTAAATCCATCATTTTTGTGTACGAGATAATTGATCACCGATTGGTGGTTTTGATGGTGAGAAtcttttagggggaaaaagaggCAGAGAAATGAGGATGAATTAGATCCAGAAATTTATTTGGGAGTTATAGATTTAGATCTAATATGTATAAATGTATAGTTATTGATCGAATATAGTAATGGAAATGGGAAGATAAATGTAATTTATGGGGAAGGAGAATAGTCCTGtggtttgtttttattaaattacccTCACGTGCTTGGTTTAACGGCTAAAAAAGGACGGTCGTTTATAGAAGGGACGTCTGGCAATGAAATGGAAAAGTCCAGAGacacttagtgataaaaaaaaattagggacgaaaatgcgaatcgagTAAAGCAtagggacgatttgtgataatttctctttATTTTATCTAGAACCTATATACTAATAGTAATAAactactaataaactaatagCCAACTGATAGTCGGTTAAACAAACTGGTGGGTGGAGACATACATGGGTCCTACCAAAAGATTCTCACTTTTTCCAACCGAACAAATCAAATAAACCACCGACCACTATATTAGCGAGGCtaaagaattaaaattaagaaacatTGTTGCAAACGCATAGAATTCTCTATGCAAGAGGTTTTTGCCAAATACCATGAACTAAGCCACTATCTTTtccattttaaattttatagacCCATTTCATACTTTTCGCCAACAAAAGCTGATTGATTCAACTGCAAAAATATTGAATGATCATCGATTGTAAAACTTGAGCCAAACAGTTTAAATAAACCCATCGATACAAGAACCATTATGCCCATGAACTCATAAACCCGTCTCTTCCATTTCAACTTGAATGTCCCATCTCTTCCAATTTAAACAGCCTAAGAGTTCAAACTTGGATAGCGAAAATGATGCATTATTATTTGCAGGTTTCTGATTTCCAGTTTCATTCCCATTAATTGGTAACAAAAAGTTGGCTTGCTATTCgttttctattattttattcatttttttctgCTGGGGGCTTGTGAAAAAGAGTTGACTCAATCTCGGGTTGCTTTGTTGAAGACTTCAAAGGGTGAgtaatgaaaatgataattattagTTGTGTTTGGATTAATAGTATATGATGCAAATATGCAATTACTTGATATCCATTTTAGGCCATACTCCATTCCTCACTAATAACATCCTTTCTTGTAACCCATTCAGTTCAAAACCTTGTTCTCATTGTTTCTTGGCAGTTGAAGTTCGTTATTATTGAACCATAAGATTGAGTGGGATGTTAAAAGTATGATTGTGTTTCAATATTTTGGTTCAcgtttaatatatgtttaaatggTTGTTTAATTTATAGTAGGTTTTTCTTTCCACAGGGACATGTAGAAGTACGTGATGGGCTCTTGGGTAACTTGCTGGACTTGGACTCTCACTAGTGGGCTGGAACTAGAAGCGTAAAGGGTGATACCAAGAACTAACAACTATAATACACAAAAGATACGGGCTGTTTGGTACGACACCATTCAAGCGAGTAGTATTAACTGTGGTTCTTGGTatagaaaaattaatataaaagatacgGGTGATTCCAAGAACTAACAACTATAATACACAAAAAAGAACCCACAAAGCCAGTGAAATCATGTACACCCAAACCCTCGGGTTGTTTGGTACAACACCATTCGCACACAAACTATAAGAATTTTGTTACAAAATAGTGATCACTCTTCAACTAATTCAGAAAACGATGCTACAGACACCTCAAGGCAAATAATGCCTAAATAGAATCACATGGAACTGGGGTTGGAAGAGTGGTGATAATATAAAATCATACACAACTGAGGTCGGGTCACAACTGGAACACGCACAGCCTTTGAGGACTTTTATGTAAGTAAAACCAAAAGCTTTACGAATTACTTTGAATACGGTAGTACAAACCTCAAGACAAAGAATGTGTGAATGAAAATCCTGTGCACAAAGTTGCTTAGTTTCTTGAGTTAGTAGAATTAGTCAAGCCAACGAGTTATCCCATCATCGTCCCCTACAGTAGCTAGAATGTCCACTCGTACATCTAAAACAGCCTGCAGATTATGTTAAGAAAGATGGTATAAGTTGAGTGGAAAGGAAAATGATGAAAATTAAAGAGAAGCCGATCTTCATTTGATACAGCAACAGAGAACTAATtgacttaaaaataaaaaggtaaaataagaACTGAATAAGCATAGAAATTTCGTTCATATGGATTTAATCTACATACAATTCGAATAGTCAAAATGCATTTTCACTTGTATACCAACTATTGTATATAAAAAGCAACTATGTAGGCGTTGAAAGCATCAACGTTTATAATCAATTTAAGTGTGTGACAGAAGGCACACACAAACGATGAGTGGTTACAACCAATTATAGCAATTTTAGAGGAAAAAGTACTTACAGCAGGATTTCTACAGTTAATCAGTCTACATTCTTCTAACGAGCCTTCAAACGTCCAGCTCTCCCAGACATCAAAACTATGACTAGCAAATACAAATTCCATTCTTCTATTTATCTGCATAGTTGGCACAAACTTATACCTCAGTTAATTTGTGAATTTGATTATGTTAATTCAGCAATTTCATCATGGCACAGTTGAAACTAAGATCCAGATCAGAAACCCAAGCCATGCATACACTCCCCAATCCAAGCTAATTTCAAAGtgaatattaaataaaacctcCTCAACCAACGCCAAAAATATTAAGAGGGCCTTTTTGCTCCTTTTCATATAATAGTAATTATTTTGTTGATTAGAATAGTTATATACTCAACATAAGACAGAGCATCTGATTTTCAAAAGGCACGTAAATTACTAGTAAACTGATTAAATGATACAATCATACAATAATACCTAACATTAAGTATTATTAATAAAGCTCGAATTTGTTTCTTGTTTACCTAATAGAATGTTGTTAAAACCCTGTAAAAACACAACTTACTCCTACAAATTTTTGCATAACTTAAAGAGAAAACACACCTGCAATAACTTGCCACCGGCAGTGAAAGATCTTAAACCAATCGTGTCCTGAGATATCACATAAAACCAAGAGAATCAGTTGAAACAGGATGAAACCTAGTAAGGGTGTCCAAAACCCAGTCTGGAGAAACAAAGCCAAAGAAACGGCCTGGGACCAGAGCGGTCTGATACAGGTACCCAGTTGTAGATTTTCTAAAAGCAAGGTTACAATTTTGTTCTTTGTTCCAAGTTTTCTCAAACTATTCATTTCAAAAATAGAATCCAACCAGAATTTTTCTTCTCAAACTAGAAATGACTAAGTTTTAGACTTGTATTGTTTCATATCAAGACAAACCTCATAGTCTATCACCAATTTATTAGATTCTAGATCCGGCTTGGAACCAAAACTCATTAAAATTGATTTGGTTTATGACTtcaaaatttatcttttttaaatttggtCCAGGGTTCTGACCAGGTGGACACTTAAAACCTACACAACAATTACGCCCATGCAGCCCACAAACCTTGCTTCTGAAAACAACAAGAAATTGTGCAGCTGGATCTCTTTTTGTCACATTTAACATCGTGTCTAGGAACCACCCACCACCTTGAGCTCTTTGCCTAGATACATGAAGTGCAGATCGATCTCGTGCTTGCAAAGAGATAACACAGCCATCCTTTAGCAGCTCAAGAGACTTTTTACCACTGGTGCTAGATTTCAGATATTTAACCGATGAATCTTGTAGTGATCCAACAGGTGTTCTTTTACTTCTTGAATCATCAGGGGATGCAAAATGTGAGCTAGAACTCAACACTTGGTCTGTGCCACTCATGGCAGTATCATCTTCTTTGTGTGGCGTACTCTCTTTATCACCAATTTTATGCATTGACTTCTGACGAGAATGTTTCTTTTTAGCTTTTTTACTTGATCTACTGCGTTTAACTTCAGACTGAGGAGAAATAGCCTGTGAAAATGATTCGTCAGGTTGGCTGGGAGACGCAATTGATTGTGTAATATCTTTTTTCACAGAGCTCTCGTATGATACATGAATGTCATCTGTTAGCTGCTGGGTAGTAGAGGACCGCAGTGTGCTGTGTTTCTCTTGCTTATCACTGTGTTCATCCTTGTACAGTGTCGcactttcttcttcatcattgtCGGAAATGGCATCACTTGGAATGACATTATCCAAGAAAAATGCCTGCAACATTGATGCGGCTTTTTCCCGAATCTCCAACCACACTTCCTCACTATAATCTGCGCTACGGGGAAGAATTAGAACATTGGGCATTTCACGTACCTGAAATGAgttcatatcaaaaattcagCATCAATCAAAAACTACTTGCCTAGTACTACAGGTGCAATTTCaactcatttacttatgaatggttCAAGCCAGGTAACATATAATCTCTATTGGGTCTCACAAATATAAAAGtagatttttgatgaaatccCAAGAACGTTGCAACCATATTTGACACACTAGTTAACTAATAAATAGGAAGCACAATTTGAGATAGAGTGTTTTAGGTCAGCCTAAACTTACTTGTTTCAGCCTGTTATCCAACCCAAACAACCCACCCACTTTGCCACCTCAAGCTAGTACTCATGACATCCAAATAATCTATCAACCAAATAATCGTATGTAACATCAAGATACTACACTCAATGTAAAGATACAAACCCTAATACGACAAATCAAGTTTCCAAGTCGGCATTCGGATTGCATATCAATTCCTCACTTCAGCAAGTCATGAGTCGCATCGTATGCACATGATATTTGGTTGACAATTCAATAACTATTATACAAGTAGGGATCAACTGTGGAAACACATTTCCAATAAAAGGGGATATAGGATTACATGGGAAATATAAGAAAATACCCCGGGGAATTACTTCGAGTCCTGCTATGTTGTTTCAATTATCAAAGCCTCGCTTAAGACAATGTGTGTGCTATTTGATTTACAGAAATGTAAAAGGCTTCTACTCTTATTTAGACAACCGAAATGGTTAAACCACGTAAATAGGAATCGGTGATAATATGTTACTAATTCAAATTGTATAATTGGGTTGACATAACTGGTCATATACTCAGATGAATACGTGCACATGCAGAACTAAACTAAGTGATAATTAGAATCTCATAATACCAccaatgtgtatatataaaaaaaattatgtatataaaaaactaaaatattctTGATAAGATTTGCAAATTGCAATAACAAGTATCAACAATCAACACATCCAGTGGCATCTTGTATGATTTCTCATACCCTATGGAAATTCATCTTACCCATGCTTCCATCCACTGAGGCCCTTCAGCACCATCCAAAGCGCATCCTGCTAGTGTGCCATCAATCAAAAGCTGTTTTACGGCACAGTCATCCAATAACTGGCTGCTACCAGTATTAACCAGAAACGCCCCTGTATAAGCAAAACTCGTCTAGTTGGTTCAAAAAATAGACAACCCCATATACTTATACgcgatataaatataaatatcttaacaAACAAGTAAACTCTACCTGGTTTGACATTCTGCAAGCATTCAGCATTTAAGATTTGTATTGTATTATCTGTTAGCGAACAATGAAGTGAAATAAGATCACTTGCAGCAAGTAAATCGTTAAGAGTATCCATTCTCCTAGCAGCAGAAGGAAACCTGCTTAATCTTTTCCCGTTTTCCTggaaaatataatgatatacaatgaaaaagaaaatacttcACGAATAAAATGACAACATTTGTCGGAGTTCATAGCCTAAAAAGTTGGAAATTCTATTCTCCAACTAGTACATCAATTACATAATTCCATACACAATAACTAGATAAAGGAACTCCTGCTGCTAGTATCCGTAACCTtaatattttctttcatttacaTGCAACGGATAGCTTGTGAACAATAAAGAGCAGATATCCGAAATACTTTCAAACTCGAAGTCATAATGTATTCCACTTCGAAAAACTCGGAGTCCACTCTAAAGATAAACTTTAATTACCCCCAAAGTAAGAGCTTCATTTAGTTATAGCTAAGTTTcgtttattttagttttttagtaTGCATCTTTTAGATAAACAAACATGTATACTTTGTATGGTCATGTATCTGTAGGATTGTAGGAATATGGCACTACGCTGATTTATTAGATTTCTTCCTCACATATTACTATCTGACTACCACATGTTATACACCCACCGTCCCACCCTCGTATTTTAAGATACGTCAAACACTCCCGTCACGAAATCAGACATTCATATAGTCAATATATGAATATCCCACATGGTTTCTACATAACGCTTGAACCATTTTCTAAAATCCAAAAACCATATACTCCAGACCGCAACAAGATAAATTAACCTATGCAAACCcaacataaacaaaaacaaactgTAATTCCACAATAAACGGCCCCTCAACATAAACTAAAGTAAAGCACTAACCCTTAAGAAAGATATCTATCAATCCTACCTAAGTATTGCAACAATAAGCCAATCATCAGTAAACCCAGCCTAGTGTAATTTAACAGCGACTAAAGAAATTATAAAGAAGTTAACAACGGGTAGGTAACTCGGATAACTTGGTAGCAGCATAGTCCTACTCCTAGAACATTGAATCTAGATATACATATCTACCAAACAGTAACACAACCATTAAAGGAGGTCAAATATGATCATTCATAGCTCGtccactacaacaaaaatgaatCAAGCATTACAACTACTGTATTGGCATAGAAACAAGTTCACAGCACAAAGAACACCACCTTTTCAATTTAGCCACTACATTTCACAAGTTCCAAATGTAAACAATCAATTAGGCATCTATTTTACTCATACTTGCTATTCCAATCTAAGAGTATAATTATATGCAATGAGTAATTAACGAATCAAATCATAGTGTAATTATAAATACAaactattatatacatatagatatagatatatacctgATGAACATCGTAATAGAGGACACTAATTTTAAAGGCCAAACTTCTATTTGCCAAAGACTTGGCAGAAGCAGACCTCCCAATAATCCCTAACACAAGCCCTCTACATCTCCGCATTCCACGGCAAAGCGGTTGCAGCGAACCTAACCAACCGGAAGCCGAAAGCGCGTGACGAGAAAGCAGGTGCGTGCGTCTCAACAGTCCTAAAAACAAGGCCATAATTGTATCCGCAACTTCCTCAGCTCTAGAAACATCCACGTGTACAAGCCTACCAAGTCCTAACTCAGCTGCGATAGCCGAATCAACTGACCGGTCAGCCGAGCCGAGACAGAGCACGATCTGCCAGGAACGGAGCCGGCGCTGAGCCACGCGTGGGAGGAACGCGAGCGAGTGTAACAGGACGGCTGCGGCGGATTCGATCTTTGATTCGGCGAGGTTGCTGAGTGGAACGTGCTCGACACGTGCGATGTTGGTGAGGAATTGTTGTTCGATTGAGGTGTCTTCGATGCAGTTGAGTGTGATTACTAGAGGTAAGGGTGGTTGTGGTGACGGATTTGAGGAAGTCCGGTAAGACATTGTCGCCGGAGATCTGGTGGTTTCTAGATCTCGTTTGGCCGTCGCCGATGACGACATTTCGGTTCGCTacttgtgtttgtgtgtgtgtggagTAGTGGGAGATacacagagagagagagagagagagagagagagagtatggGTTGTTGTTTTCGAAAACCTAGAGGTGTTACTTACACAGGTCCTTTAAGAATTTGGTTTATTTCATTTTGGACACCAAAAGGTTCTAATTACAATATAAGCTTCTTTTATTAAGTTGTAATTTTGTTACTCGTGAATATCAGTATGTTTAGAATATGTTGTTTTAATTGAATCTATGTTATAAAAGTCTCATCGCCGATTAGATCCCATTATAAACTTCTCGATGATAAAcctttatcacccaaaaatctagaaaaaaaaactcgTCTAGGTTCTTCATAGTTAATGGAATAAGCAACTATGTGTTGATTAATACAGTAACTTAATGTACATTAACTTAAGTATGATGAAACGGTTAAAGTTAAAGGCAATTGTTTCCCACTATGATACTCCATCTGTCTCATATTAAGTGtcataatttgattttttaagtctttttctttcaactttgaccgtaaatatttttgtttgtgttatataacacttgatataacatatatgaattgattgggttttaaatgtacttttcattgatataacttttatcaactaatatataacactaacaaagatatttacggtcaaagtcggaagaaaaagacttgaccagtccAAAGAGGataattaaaatgggacggagggagtaatatgAATCTATCGACATTTAGTTAGCTTGCAAAAATGACTTACCAAATAGTTcttttgtaaaaacatatactttctttattttgaaaacaatttttttacaaaaatcatGAGAACTCTCGAATTATATATtggatgtttttttcttcattcaCATGTggaataatataaaagtatatattgtaAAAGAATTATCGTTGAGAAACTTTCATAAACTTGTGAATAGATTTtttcacgttttcgttcacatgtgaataaactgctatatataaggttttgaaaaaaaaattctattgcgacatatatttttataacgttttacaggtgaatgaacaaaaagaaTATACAATCCAATACATATTTAGGAGTTTtcacagtttttttttaaataggttcTCAAACTAAAGATTTTCTAAATTGAATATGATTTCATATACAGAAGCAATAAAACATTTATGTACTAAAGTTCTGATAAGTTATTATggatattttcattttctatttgaTGGTATGAAATGATATTGTATCTATGTAcattatttatactttttgcaAGACAAACATGCAACGCAACACATTTAGTATTTGCATAATGCATATTTCTCATATACAATGttccaaaaaatatatttctttacATACACATGTTTATGAAATAGACTAAGACGACACTGCAACAAACAATCAACACTCCTTGTATGTTTGTAAAACGTCGACAAGATCCATGCCTTAagaactaaccatcttatcatCCATCATAAGCTTCGTAGGGGCTTATTTCGTAAACGTTTGCATCCCTTAGCTTGATTTCCGAAGATATATAAAGCTATATCTATGTCATCTATGCTTCTATATACAAAGCTATAAACCGAAGCTAAcccaaacataaaagaaaagacaGCTTTATGTAACATCTTAATATTTCAAACTTATGATTATTTTGCACATCTAGAGTTTATGTAAATCTCATATAAAGTCGTATTCTTTTTAATGATTGACTCTCAGATTAGAGGAGAAAACACTATCATTcacttttgtttttatgattGACTCTTGATCAAAGTCATATTAATAATACACAGCTGACTCATATTTGCTACTCGTACATGGTATCCTGTGAATCTACTTAATTTGTGGAccatttgtatatattttaggcCGGTTATCATGGGCCCATATATAGATCTCTATTATGCACCATATGCTACAACTTAAAGCCccactaaaataaaaaagggtttTATTAAACGGAGCGACTTTTATTAAGGtgaattaattagttgtacacctatcataaaattcagggacggacatttaatatggaaatatgtaatttttttatacacgttaagtgAATCCCTAAGGGCTTTGTCTAGCATTTTCCAAATAAAAATGCAGTGAAGCAGTGACTAGACGGGATTTTATTATACTTTAATTCTTTAAATACGTACTAAGTAGTAGTACTCCTTAATTACGTTCTATATACTTGAAGTTACATTCAATAAAAAATACTTTAAGTTACagttaaaacatttaaaatctTTAGGTTTTTAATATCAATCATAAGTGCACGTTTCTTATATCTTCTAGAAAGTTGAAATTACTTGAATGCATACTAATATGTGTTTCGATATGCCATTTAGTGGTAGTACAGACCCAAGTTGTTTGGACTATTGGATTGTAATTCGAAACatgtctttttaaaaaattaaaactagacAAACTTATATCCTTACGAATGTACTTGCTGGAAAACCTAATTATTTTGCTTgaccacatatatataatatatagatcgATATATCATTAAATCTCAAAGATCATGTAGTAATTTTCTTGCTGAGTAGTATTTAATTATAATGAGTCGTATGCCCGCATAATGCGGTGACGGTAGTGGTACGTAGTGATGcaggatggtggtggtggcggtggtgacgggtggtggaaGCGGCAATAGTGGTGAATATAAAACTAATTGATGTTAGAGGAGGTGGTGTGGTTATTCTGAGGATTGAGGgatttattttgtaaattatcattaaaagtattataggtatattagatagagttgtttaaattaattaataaagaagaagagtattttgggtatttcaATTCCGTAATTGAGATTTCAAAAAAGGGTCGTTATTGCTTTATTATGTATTATAGATTAtcgatatagattatagatataaatgatcACAAATAATCAAACAAGGTTTTTTCTTAATCGTGAGCAAAATCGACTGTTGAGCTTGAAAATACAGAGATGGTAGGCAATGAGGATAATGTAGCTTTTACTTGTCATTGTAATTAAGATCTGTATccattatattaaatataatatgagATTGTTCATTATACatcttaaataaaatataagttctTTTAATAAATTTCCTTTACAAGTAATTCAACCATTATCTTCTAACAAAACAtataatcaaaaaaattatataattaagatcATAAAAATGCTTATCTATAACCTAACATTCTCTTTTCAAGTGAACCAAGATTAAGCTTATACAAAAATACTTATCTTTAATTTTACTCCTATATAATAGAGGAGTCCATTTTTCTAAATCTCAAATTACAACTtcgaactacctaaattactcattttctttattcactaatttaaacatctctacataatatacctataacacccttaaatctcaaccactcttttttctttctctctttaaatctcaaccactcaatttttctctctcctccataaacaattttattcttttaattcattcaaaatcttttatatcaaaaaccgtatatcgataaattataaaaattatatgggtgttcataaaatattatagatgtcatttgatatacgaatttttaaattcgaaggcagagcccgtacagctaaggcatttgactatcacactctattaGGGGTGTTCAAAGTAGAATATCCGAAGTTTCGGATAGTGGATTTCAATATCCGAACATATATCCGAAATTGGATACCCGAACTATCTGAACAATCcgaattttaagaaatatatatattttcggataTTGACTATAAATTTGTCAGATATTTTTGGATAATTTCATATAGTTTTggatatttaataattaaattttgaattttttttaataaaataagtatcCGAATCCGAAATTTCGAATATCCGAAGTATCCAAAATTTTGGATATCTGAATTTTCGGATAAAATCGAATCGGATTTTCGGATAACGGATTTGGATACAGATATTTTTGAACATCCctacactctatgacttatcacctcatATAACCTATTATCTTACCATCTCA
Coding sequences within:
- the LOC122593579 gene encoding C-terminal binding protein AN, with product MSSSATAKRDLETTRSPATMSYRTSSNPSPQPPLPLVITLNCIEDTSIEQQFLTNIARVEHVPLSNLAESKIESAAAVLLHSLAFLPRVAQRRLRSWQIVLCLGSADRSVDSAIAAELGLGRLVHVDVSRAEEVADTIMALFLGLLRRTHLLSRHALSASGWLGSLQPLCRGMRRCRGLVLGIIGRSASAKSLANRSLAFKISVLYYDVHQENGKRLSRFPSAARRMDTLNDLLAASDLISLHCSLTDNTIQILNAECLQNVKPGAFLVNTGSSQLLDDCAVKQLLIDGTLAGCALDGAEGPQWMEAWVREMPNVLILPRSADYSEEVWLEIREKAASMLQAFFLDNVIPSDAISDNDEEESATLYKDEHSDKQEKHSTLRSSTTQQLTDDIHVSYESSVKKDITQSIASPSQPDESFSQAISPQSEVKRSRSSKKAKKKHSRQKSMHKIGDKESTPHKEDDTAMSGTDQVLSSSSHFASPDDSRSKRTPVGSLQDSSVKYLKSSTSGKKSLELLKDGCVISLQARDRSALHVSRQRAQGGGWFLDTMLNVTKRDPAAQFLVVFRSKDTIGLRSFTAGGKLLQINRRMEFVFASHSFDVWESWTFEGSLEECRLINCRNPAAVLDVRVDILATVGDDDGITRWLD